A stretch of [Clostridium] innocuum DNA encodes these proteins:
- a CDS encoding USG protein, which translates to MLIIKGEVSKKDLIREIEKAIKSDEIGAFIGAGLSIPAGFCSWKELLKEPAEEIGLDVEKENDLVNLAQYYSNSKKRTSIDDLIKGQFSQLVKPTENHKLLSQLPISTFWTTNYDKLIEKALETNMKKPYVKTKDEQLRGTNYNFDVIVYKLHGDVESPEDAVLTRSDYEEFGYNKRKLFREVLEGDLLTKTFLFLGFSFEDPNFNYVIGRLRVLLDEKNTRKHYCIMKRVQDTDEDYEYKKVRQELQIEDLNRYGIFTYLVNDYNEITDILSILVDRYRRKTIFISGSAYCYPGYSHETGKNFIHNLSFELSKNGYRIVNGYGKGVGEFILNGVADYCLNHNSKISDFLTLMPFPQNSSLGIDLDKLYKENREQMIDNCGTAIFIFGNKETENTASGVIDEFELCKKHGLVCLPIEHTGGSAKEIFNKITREITDKNTISAIEQANKQCDGDIDMSVKNIVQAVKILNKEEF; encoded by the coding sequence GTGCTCATTATTAAAGGCGAAGTATCAAAAAAAGATTTGATTAGAGAAATTGAAAAAGCTATTAAAAGTGATGAAATAGGAGCATTTATTGGAGCAGGATTATCAATTCCTGCTGGGTTTTGTAGTTGGAAAGAACTTTTAAAAGAACCGGCAGAAGAAATTGGATTAGATGTTGAAAAAGAAAATGATTTGGTTAATTTGGCACAGTATTATTCTAATTCGAAAAAGAGAACATCAATAGATGATCTAATCAAAGGTCAATTTTCTCAATTAGTAAAACCCACTGAAAATCATAAACTTTTATCACAGCTGCCAATTTCAACTTTTTGGACAACAAATTATGATAAGTTAATAGAAAAGGCTTTAGAAACCAATATGAAAAAGCCTTATGTAAAAACAAAGGATGAACAACTAAGAGGTACAAATTATAATTTTGATGTAATAGTATACAAATTGCATGGTGATGTAGAATCCCCTGAAGATGCAGTACTTACAAGAAGCGATTATGAAGAATTTGGATATAACAAAAGAAAATTATTCAGAGAGGTTTTAGAGGGAGATTTGCTTACCAAAACATTTCTATTTTTAGGATTTAGCTTTGAAGATCCAAACTTTAACTATGTAATCGGAAGATTAAGAGTATTACTCGACGAAAAGAATACAAGAAAACATTATTGTATTATGAAAAGAGTTCAAGATACTGATGAGGATTATGAGTACAAAAAAGTAAGACAAGAGCTGCAAATAGAAGATTTGAATAGGTATGGTATTTTTACCTATTTGGTAAATGACTATAATGAAATTACTGACATATTAAGTATACTTGTAGATAGATACAGAAGAAAAACAATATTTATATCGGGTAGCGCGTATTGTTATCCGGGGTATTCTCATGAAACTGGTAAAAATTTTATTCACAATCTATCTTTTGAACTATCAAAGAATGGTTATCGTATTGTGAATGGATATGGCAAAGGTGTAGGCGAATTTATATTAAATGGTGTTGCAGATTATTGCTTGAATCATAATTCTAAAATAAGCGATTTTTTGACACTTATGCCTTTCCCGCAAAATAGCTCATTGGGAATAGATTTAGATAAGCTATATAAAGAAAATAGAGAGCAAATGATTGATAATTGCGGAACCGCTATATTCATTTTTGGAAACAAAGAAACAGAAAATACTGCAAGTGGAGTTATAGATGAATTTGAGTTATGTAAAAAGCATGGGTTAGTATGTTTACCAATTGAACATACTGGTGGGTCAGCTAAAGAAATATTCAATAAAATAACTCGAGAAATTACAGATAAAAATACAATAAGTGCAATTGAACAGGCAAATAAACAATGCGATGGCGATATTGATATGTCTGTTAAAAACATAGTTCAAGCAGTTAAAATATTAAATAAGGAGGAATTTTAA
- a CDS encoding restriction endonuclease → MSKLEEAKNILNELKVPLKQQSDLCGYVILAMADIKKNDEWANATNKWIRIHDVIAFIREFYEVSYAENSRETFRKQAMHHFRNAAFIEDNGKATNSPNYRYRLTDEMLLLVKTFQSSLWEDQKNNFLKSHQNLIDLYSSKKAVRKMPVKINGDEFTFSPGKHNQLQKFIIEEFAPRFAENSECLYVGDTIQKDLVKNEEKLKELGFEITLHDKMPDVVLYSEDKNWIYFVESVTSVGAMEPKRIKEIEGMTENVSAGKIYVTAFLDFKTFKKFSESLAWETEVWIADMPDHMIHLNGDKFLGPRK, encoded by the coding sequence ATGTCTAAATTAGAAGAAGCAAAGAATATTTTGAATGAGTTGAAAGTTCCACTAAAACAGCAGTCGGATCTATGTGGATATGTTATTTTGGCAATGGCAGATATTAAAAAGAATGATGAATGGGCTAATGCAACTAATAAATGGATAAGAATACATGATGTTATTGCCTTTATTAGAGAGTTTTATGAGGTTTCATATGCAGAGAATAGTAGAGAAACATTCCGTAAACAGGCAATGCATCATTTTAGGAATGCAGCATTTATTGAAGATAATGGGAAAGCAACAAATAGCCCTAATTACAGGTATCGATTAACTGATGAAATGTTGTTATTAGTAAAAACTTTTCAATCAAGTCTGTGGGAAGACCAGAAGAATAATTTCTTAAAATCTCATCAGAACTTAATTGATCTATATAGTTCTAAAAAAGCAGTAAGAAAAATGCCTGTTAAAATAAACGGGGACGAGTTCACATTTTCTCCCGGTAAACACAATCAATTACAGAAATTTATTATTGAAGAATTTGCTCCACGATTTGCTGAGAACTCTGAATGTTTGTATGTTGGTGATACAATTCAAAAGGATTTGGTGAAGAATGAGGAGAAACTAAAAGAATTAGGCTTTGAGATAACACTCCATGACAAAATGCCGGATGTTGTTTTATATTCAGAAGATAAGAACTGGATTTACTTTGTTGAGTCTGTAACTTCTGTAGGTGCAATGGAGCCAAAAAGAATAAAAGAAATTGAGGGAATGACGGAAAATGTTTCGGCTGGAAAAATATATGTAACAGCATTTTTAGACTTTAAAACATTTAAGAAATTTTCGGAGTCTTTAGCTTGGGAAACGGAAGTATGGATTGCGGATATGCCAGACCATATGATTCATCTAAATGGGGATAAATTCTTAGGACCGAGAAAATAA
- a CDS encoding N-6 DNA methylase, with the protein MMKIIDYVIESTNKYIEQMPKEIRKKNGQFFTSKETALFMASLFDLSSFSKEISILDPGAGSGILTAALIQRIIDTDKIEAIKITCYETNDDILELLNANLSWISKNTSLKIEYKVIKDNYITSQTLEYNNMLGASTKPEKYDVIIGNPPYLKIGKMANEALSMPDICYGSPNLYFLFMEMASFNLVDNGELVFIVPRSWTSGAYFKKFREKFLNEVVLKHIHLFVSRDKVFDKESVLQETMIIKAKKELNKLKNITITTTNDNFDFGSKTVFEAPYDMVVSGEHKYVFLITDKEEADTIKKVNEWNDTLPTLGLKMKTGLTVDFRNREALRNDAEEKAVPLFYSQHIKDGKVIFPVGKENEYLLTEQKGLLQENTNYLFVKRFTAKEEKRRLQCGIYLAKKFPTYKAISTQNKINFITGLQGLSDCLVYGLYVVLNSTLYDNYYRILNGSTQVNATEINSMPIPPLTCIENMGKELIKLKDMSEENCDEILGRFIYV; encoded by the coding sequence ATGATGAAAATAATTGATTATGTAATTGAATCTACAAATAAATATATTGAACAGATGCCAAAAGAAATTCGCAAGAAAAATGGGCAATTTTTCACAAGTAAAGAAACAGCTCTTTTCATGGCATCATTATTTGATTTATCATCATTTTCAAAAGAAATTTCTATACTCGATCCGGGAGCGGGTTCAGGAATACTTACGGCAGCTCTTATTCAAAGAATTATTGATACTGATAAGATTGAAGCAATAAAAATTACTTGTTATGAAACCAATGATGACATTTTAGAGCTGTTAAATGCAAATTTATCGTGGATAAGTAAGAATACATCACTAAAAATTGAATACAAAGTGATTAAAGATAACTATATAACAAGTCAAACACTTGAATATAACAATATGTTGGGGGCGAGTACTAAACCTGAAAAATACGATGTAATTATAGGAAATCCACCTTATTTAAAGATTGGAAAAATGGCTAATGAAGCTTTATCCATGCCTGATATTTGTTATGGATCACCGAATTTATATTTTCTTTTTATGGAGATGGCAAGTTTCAATTTGGTTGATAATGGCGAATTGGTGTTTATCGTTCCAAGATCATGGACTTCTGGAGCGTACTTTAAAAAGTTTCGTGAGAAGTTTTTAAACGAAGTGGTTTTGAAGCACATTCATTTATTTGTAAGCAGAGACAAAGTCTTTGATAAAGAGTCTGTTTTGCAAGAAACTATGATTATTAAAGCCAAGAAAGAATTAAATAAGTTAAAAAACATTACTATAACTACAACGAATGATAATTTTGATTTCGGCAGCAAGACTGTTTTTGAAGCTCCTTACGATATGGTTGTTTCCGGAGAACACAAATATGTTTTTTTGATAACTGATAAAGAAGAAGCTGATACGATTAAAAAGGTAAATGAATGGAATGATACCTTGCCAACTCTTGGCTTGAAAATGAAAACTGGTTTGACAGTTGATTTTAGAAATCGAGAGGCTTTAAGAAATGATGCAGAGGAAAAAGCAGTTCCTTTATTTTATTCGCAACATATAAAAGATGGTAAAGTGATTTTTCCTGTTGGAAAAGAAAATGAGTATCTATTAACGGAGCAAAAAGGATTATTGCAGGAGAACACTAATTATTTATTTGTGAAAAGATTTACGGCAAAGGAAGAAAAGCGTAGATTACAATGTGGAATTTATTTAGCTAAAAAATTTCCAACATATAAGGCAATTAGCACACAGAATAAAATAAATTTTATTACAGGCTTACAAGGATTATCAGATTGTTTGGTTTATGGTTTGTATGTTGTATTGAACTCTACGCTTTATGATAATTATTACAGAATTTTAAATGGATCAACTCAAGTTAATGCTACTGAAATTAACTCGATGCCAATTCCACCACTAACTTGTATTGAGAATATGGGAAAGGAACTGATTAAATTAAAGGATATGTCTGAAGAAAATTGTGATGAAATATTAGGGAGATTTATATATGTCTAA
- a CDS encoding DNA-binding protein, with amino-acid sequence MNYKTMRNQIEDMVNDNHKDFIKAIISMEKGINDESALDKLYDAHMDNDSLNLLHEEFDYMIEDLREQGQIKDLPYVKEEKDNLINIVGNIVGEVDVVERENKNGEVFKVANFSVVSKDNEGNKVYHNCSAYGEKSDIPKDFKQGDFVKLFGQIRISVDDNGKEHSNIRILSSKLLKAKEQMKGQEEKKESVLGAIKKYQAEDKEKPKEKKEAAEKEAER; translated from the coding sequence ATGAATTACAAAACAATGAGAAATCAGATTGAAGATATGGTAAATGATAACCACAAGGACTTTATTAAGGCGATTATAAGCATGGAAAAAGGCATCAATGATGAAAGTGCTTTGGACAAGCTATATGACGCTCATATGGACAATGACAGCCTTAATTTACTGCATGAGGAATTTGACTATATGATTGAGGATTTAAGGGAACAGGGGCAGATAAAAGACCTGCCTTATGTTAAGGAAGAAAAGGATAATCTTATCAATATTGTCGGAAATATTGTTGGAGAGGTCGATGTAGTAGAAAGGGAAAACAAGAATGGAGAAGTCTTTAAGGTGGCGAATTTCTCCGTAGTATCCAAAGATAATGAAGGAAACAAGGTATATCATAATTGCTCAGCTTATGGAGAAAAAAGTGATATTCCAAAGGACTTTAAGCAGGGAGATTTTGTTAAGCTCTTTGGACAAATCAGAATTTCCGTTGATGATAACGGTAAGGAGCATAGCAATATCAGGATACTTTCTTCAAAGCTGTTAAAGGCAAAGGAACAGATGAAAGGACAGGAAGAAAAGAAAGAATCTGTACTTGGAGCTATCAAAAAATATCAGGCTGAAGATAAGGAAAAGCCGAAAGAAAAGAAAGAAGCTGCAGAAAAAGAAGCTGAGAGATAA